CGAACCGATGGATTGCATGGCTTCAAACGCCGCAACGAAGAATGGTCTCGTCCTCTCGAGCCTGCCCGCCGCAAGCGGAATCCTGGTGCAGTCGCATCAAGCGACGACCGAATGTGAGTTTGATCTGGCAAGCAACCCAGATCGCCGAACCGGCTCGAACCCTGGATCGTAACTGCGAGGATTGCAGATGCCCTGACGGAACCGCCAACACCAGGAGCTCCTGTCGTGCCCGACGCACCAAGCATGATGACGTGCTCGCTCAACTCAAGGCCAAGCCGCTGCGCGGCGGCCCTAACGGGCCGGCCTTGACTTGATCTGCGCGCGTCATCCTGCACAGCCCACGGTCGGGACGGAAAGGTGGCCGCAGTCGAACAAAAAGGTGACTGCTCATCCTTGACACACACATTCCCCATGTGAGCAATCCAGCTTTCTTTCTTGCCGCAAGCTGGATTGCTTCGCTTCGCTCGCAATGACGATGCCGCGGGGGATGACGACTGGTTGTTTGGCGCATTGTGCCCGCCAAACACTCCGCGTCGCCCCAACGTTCGCAGGGACGACGTTGAGGGACATCGCCGGCAACCTCTGGGAACAGCGAACGCAGCCTTGCTCGCGGTGATGGCTCTGCAAGCCTCCGCGCACCCCGCCAAATTCCGCGCGGCGGGCTTTCATTAAGCCAATCGTAAAGGAAATGCTTAAAAATGCGCTTTTGCGATCAAAGTCGTACTTTGGAGAGCCCGATGGCGTTTGGACTCAAGGCAGGCAGTTTCGCTTTTCTACGCATGAACCTCGGGCCGAAGGCCGTGCTCAGCGCGGCGCTGCTGATCGCGGTGAATACCGCGCTGGTGGCGGGCGCCGGCTACTGGTCGCTGAGCCGCGACTTCGACAACCGCGCCCTGAACGACATCGACGTCAACCTGCGCACCCTCAGTCTCGCCTTCGGCGAAAGCTTCGCCAATGCGAAGATTGCGCTGAAGCAAGGCATCGTCGATCGCGTCGACATTCCGAAGATGCCGGAATTTTCCGACCACAAGATCGTCGACCGCTCGGTTTCCTATGTCGGCGGCGTCGCCACCCTGTTCGTCTACGACGATGCCTCGAAGCAGTTCATTCGCCGCACCACCAATCTGAAGAAGGAAAACGGCGACCGCGCCGTCGGCACCCAGCTTGCGGCCGATCATCCGGCGCAGCCGGTGGTCCGCCGCGGCGAGGCCTATAAGGGCCCAGCGATCCTGTTCGGCCGGCGTTTCTTCACGGCCTACCAGCCGGTGTTCGGCGACGCCGGCAAGGTGATCGGCCTGGTCTTCGTCGGCATTCCCACCGCCCAGCTCGACGGCATGCTGTCGCAGGCGCTGTGGGCGATGGGCATCGCCGGCGCGTTCGCCGCCCTGCTGGTACTCGCCCTGACGATGATGATGATCCGCGGCGTCACCCGGCCGCTGCGGGCGGTGACGGAATCGCTGACTGCGCTCGCCCAGGGACGCACCGACGTCGAAGTGCATCACGCCGACCGCCACGACGAGATCGGCGCGATCGCCCGCACCATCGGCGTGTTCAAGAACAACCGGATGGAGCGCCACCAGCTTGAGCGCGAGCGCGTCGAGGCCGAAAAGCAGGCGACGGAGCAGCGCAAG
The genomic region above belongs to Bradyrhizobium sediminis and contains:
- a CDS encoding methyl-accepting chemotaxis protein; amino-acid sequence: MAFGLKAGSFAFLRMNLGPKAVLSAALLIAVNTALVAGAGYWSLSRDFDNRALNDIDVNLRTLSLAFGESFANAKIALKQGIVDRVDIPKMPEFSDHKIVDRSVSYVGGVATLFVYDDASKQFIRRTTNLKKENGDRAVGTQLAADHPAQPVVRRGEAYKGPAILFGRRFFTAYQPVFGDAGKVIGLVFVGIPTAQLDGMLSQALWAMGIAGAFAALLVLALTMMMIRGVTRPLRAVTESLTALAQGRTDVEVHHADRHDEIGAIARTIGVFKNNRMERHQLERERVEAEKQATEQRKADMNRFVDDFRSNIGGIIERVLNSSGQFEKDAKLLSMTAHSTAEMSGRSAEASRAASEHVRSAAAASSELSQSIVEISRRVQESNGVATDAVKQANATDERMAELSAAGDRIGDVVKLITSIAEQTNLLALNATIEAARAGDAGRGFAVVAQEVKTLAGQTAKATDEISSHIVNMQRATEESVNAIKAIGQTIERISGISTSISSAVEQQGTATQSIAQGVEAAAGGTLDVADNIERVARGAIETETTSGQMLKSAQELAEVSTHLKSEVEKFLDSVRAA